A section of the Paenibacillus odorifer genome encodes:
- a CDS encoding acetoacetate decarboxylase family protein: MVSFVKSFADMQKYGGKPTTFYDAEMLTVYWETKPEIIERLLPKPLKPTSRPLVNAFIANYPATNFCPPYREAGLFVLADYNGQLGNYCLSMPITSDIGMAMGREVCGLPKKMADVRMNTSEAGIDGAIGRHGIDFFNVKATMDGHFNDNGAEKILEEYYGKDIPLYNIKYANAIDGNGFDLMPTLVTQRLVSEVKVYKAAEASITFQDSPHDPWSELEVVNMLGAVYTVSTNVLEKGKILEPLNPMEYLPYCYLRWDWWENNLQPVSSV, encoded by the coding sequence ATGGTGAGTTTTGTGAAAAGTTTCGCAGATATGCAGAAATACGGAGGCAAGCCAACCACCTTTTATGATGCAGAGATGCTGACGGTGTATTGGGAGACCAAACCAGAGATTATCGAGCGTTTGTTGCCGAAGCCACTGAAGCCAACAAGCCGGCCGCTGGTAAATGCCTTTATCGCCAATTACCCAGCTACGAACTTTTGTCCACCTTATCGTGAAGCTGGATTGTTCGTTCTAGCAGACTATAACGGACAATTAGGCAACTATTGCCTGTCGATGCCTATTACAAGCGATATCGGGATGGCTATGGGCCGGGAAGTATGTGGGCTGCCTAAGAAAATGGCCGATGTGCGTATGAACACCTCAGAAGCTGGCATTGATGGGGCAATCGGCCGGCATGGCATTGACTTTTTCAACGTAAAAGCCACTATGGATGGACACTTCAATGACAATGGAGCCGAGAAGATTCTGGAGGAATATTACGGCAAAGATATCCCTTTGTATAACATCAAATATGCCAATGCAATTGACGGAAACGGCTTCGATCTGATGCCAACCTTGGTCACACAGCGTTTAGTAAGTGAGGTTAAAGTCTATAAAGCGGCAGAAGCCTCTATCACCTTCCAAGACTCCCCGCATGATCCTTGGAGTGAGCTTGAAGTTGTGAATATGCTGGGCGCGGTTTACACCGTCAGTACAAATGTGCTTGAAAAAGGTAAAATTCTGGAGCCTCTGAATCCAATGGAGTATCTTCCATACTGCTATCTCCGCTGGGACTGGTGGGAGAACAATTTGCAACCTGTTTCCTCAGTATAA
- a CDS encoding class I SAM-dependent methyltransferase → MLKSLEAIALYREGVQDHLEDNLWLKLIVQAEEQIVNLERVESLEELDRRNPVLDYVERSLQILDQLPRSIWIKELVEETLIWSETAKGGTAKERLVWQEEGINCFVHNLGSAQLYERYLGRAVSEKGAMIQRLIETHGLIGQQIRGEVPPEVNKPLHDIVEDQLLTAEELERLLTVLNHCIIGAVSPELWQNVQHEVKQLIELISSGNLASPMPMKERLRRMRLGPISRGEDFTTEWAKLTQEGFHAERLESLSKITFWYVESALQTFSLEQFLKVMVLAAQKAQNESLSHISFEHVMNSIYYDYKGVKKTNIYKKRIIEKYLAELTWKDIEQGTLPAENPHLLLRQYSKEHLPDTVFFQFQFSAAAEKLIEFCMEAEKSPLYERAVLLLFDLFELRRDAFDRFHNEDTYLSQMNNTADYKAVILDHVTGQKVLDIGPGGGVLLDLLEERMPEVTPIGIDISSNVVEALRQRKQREGRQWEVLQGDALNLKDFVEAGTVDTVIFSSILHELYSYVPLNGNKFNHDTVSAALRSAFAVLSAGGVIIIRDGIMTEPASLLRRVHFLEEDGLMWLERYAKDFAGRQIQFQRLGEQEVLMPVNDAMEFLYTYTWGEEAYIHEVQEQFGYFTPTEFASFIEQILGKQAKLEIFRHYLQEGYTEALRDRVRFMDESGQEVALPDSTCFIVIRKE, encoded by the coding sequence ATGCTGAAATCACTGGAAGCCATCGCCTTATACCGTGAAGGTGTGCAAGATCATTTGGAGGATAACCTTTGGCTGAAGCTTATTGTCCAAGCGGAGGAGCAGATAGTAAATTTGGAACGTGTGGAATCTCTGGAGGAGCTGGATCGCAGGAATCCCGTACTGGATTATGTGGAACGTAGCTTGCAGATTCTGGACCAACTCCCCCGTTCTATTTGGATAAAAGAGCTGGTGGAAGAAACGTTAATTTGGTCAGAAACGGCTAAGGGAGGTACAGCAAAGGAGCGGCTGGTTTGGCAGGAGGAAGGGATTAATTGTTTTGTACATAATTTAGGTTCCGCACAGTTATATGAGAGATATTTAGGGAGGGCTGTCTCCGAGAAAGGTGCGATGATTCAGCGGCTAATTGAAACTCATGGACTCATAGGACAGCAAATTCGCGGAGAAGTGCCGCCGGAAGTCAATAAGCCACTCCATGATATAGTGGAAGATCAGCTGCTGACCGCGGAGGAACTGGAACGCCTGCTGACCGTGCTCAATCATTGCATCATCGGAGCTGTGTCTCCCGAGTTATGGCAGAATGTGCAGCATGAAGTGAAGCAGCTTATTGAGCTGATTTCTTCAGGCAATCTTGCTAGTCCTATGCCGATGAAGGAACGACTGCGCAGAATGCGGCTGGGACCGATCTCTAGAGGAGAGGATTTCACTACGGAATGGGCTAAGCTGACGCAGGAAGGCTTCCATGCTGAACGGTTGGAGTCATTAAGTAAGATCACCTTCTGGTATGTAGAATCTGCACTACAGACCTTTTCGCTGGAGCAATTTCTGAAGGTGATGGTGCTTGCTGCCCAGAAGGCGCAGAATGAATCCTTAAGCCATATCAGCTTCGAACATGTCATGAACAGCATTTACTACGATTACAAGGGTGTTAAGAAGACCAACATTTATAAGAAGCGGATTATCGAAAAATATTTAGCGGAGCTTACATGGAAGGATATCGAGCAAGGGACTTTGCCTGCTGAGAACCCTCACCTACTCTTGCGGCAATATTCTAAGGAACATCTGCCAGACACGGTATTTTTTCAATTCCAATTCTCGGCAGCGGCTGAGAAGCTGATCGAATTCTGTATGGAAGCAGAAAAATCACCCTTGTATGAACGTGCTGTATTGCTGTTATTCGACCTATTCGAGCTGCGCAGGGACGCTTTCGACCGTTTTCATAATGAAGATACCTACTTAAGCCAAATGAATAATACAGCAGATTATAAAGCCGTAATTCTGGATCATGTCACTGGACAAAAAGTGCTGGATATCGGTCCGGGCGGCGGTGTGTTGCTGGATTTACTGGAAGAGCGTATGCCTGAGGTTACTCCTATCGGCATTGATATCTCAAGCAATGTAGTGGAAGCCTTGCGGCAACGCAAGCAGCGGGAAGGTCGCCAGTGGGAGGTGCTGCAGGGAGATGCGTTGAACCTTAAAGATTTCGTGGAGGCTGGAACGGTGGACACGGTAATCTTCTCTTCGATTTTGCATGAGCTATATTCTTATGTGCCGCTAAATGGTAATAAGTTCAATCACGACACCGTCTCCGCAGCTCTGCGAAGTGCCTTTGCGGTATTGTCAGCTGGCGGGGTTATCATTATCCGCGATGGGATCATGACCGAACCTGCATCATTGCTGCGGAGAGTTCACTTTTTGGAAGAGGACGGTCTGATGTGGCTGGAGCGTTATGCGAAGGATTTTGCTGGACGTCAGATTCAGTTTCAAAGATTAGGGGAACAAGAAGTGCTCATGCCCGTTAATGATGCCATGGAATTTTTATATACGTATACCTGGGGGGAAGAGGCTTATATTCATGAAGTCCAAGAACAATTTGGTTATTTCACCCCTACGGAGTTTGCCTCATTTATTGAACAGATTTTAGGAAAGCAGGCGAAGCTTGAGATCTTCCGGCATTACCTGCAAGAAGGTTATACCGAAGCTTTGCGTGATAGAGTAAGGTTCATGGATGAGAGCGGACAGGAAGTGGCGCTGCCGGACAGCACCTGCTTTATTGTGATTCGGAAGGAATAG
- a CDS encoding radical SAM/SPASM domain-containing protein translates to MKTFKKVYIEITSVCNLACSFCPQTARTKNFMKLDTFNTILDEIKPHSNHIYLHVKGEPLLHPKIGELLDAAHAKGFKVNITTNGTLIHKAGPKILGKPALRQMNFSLHSFDGHEGSENREGYLSEIISFVREASAQGVIISFRLWNLTEDNLTNLERNRNRETLALLEEAFNLDFKIEEKVVPGSGVKIAPRVYLNQDHEFRWPALNEPEDDGKGFCHALRSQAAILVDGTVVPCCLDGEGVINLGNIHETPFSEIVEGERANNLFYGFSRREAVEELCRKCGYRQRFGT, encoded by the coding sequence TTGAAGACTTTTAAAAAGGTTTATATTGAGATAACAAGCGTCTGCAACCTCGCCTGCAGCTTTTGTCCACAAACCGCCCGGACGAAAAATTTCATGAAGCTGGATACGTTTAATACGATATTGGATGAAATTAAACCACACAGCAATCATATTTATCTTCACGTAAAAGGGGAGCCGTTGCTGCATCCCAAGATAGGTGAACTGCTGGATGCTGCTCATGCCAAAGGGTTCAAGGTTAATATTACAACTAATGGCACGTTAATTCATAAAGCCGGACCTAAAATTCTTGGTAAGCCCGCACTGCGTCAGATGAACTTTTCTCTGCACAGCTTTGATGGGCATGAAGGGTCAGAGAACCGTGAAGGCTATCTTTCAGAGATAATTTCTTTTGTACGGGAAGCCTCTGCGCAAGGGGTCATTATTTCTTTCCGCTTGTGGAATTTGACGGAGGATAATCTGACGAATCTGGAAAGAAACCGTAACCGTGAAACCCTCGCCCTGCTGGAGGAAGCCTTCAACTTGGATTTCAAGATCGAAGAAAAGGTTGTGCCTGGCAGTGGTGTCAAGATTGCCCCGCGCGTCTACCTTAATCAGGATCATGAGTTCCGTTGGCCAGCGCTAAATGAGCCGGAAGATGACGGAAAAGGGTTCTGTCATGCCCTGCGGAGCCAAGCGGCGATTCTTGTGGATGGCACTGTTGTGCCATGCTGTCTGGATGGTGAAGGAGTAATTAACCTAGGCAACATCCATGAGACTCCGTTCTCAGAGATTGTGGAGGGGGAGCGGGCGAACAATTTATTCTATGGCTTCTCACGTAGAGAAGCGGTGGAGGAGCTATGCCGCAAATGTGGGTATCGGCAGCGGTTCGGAACCTAA
- a CDS encoding SDR family NAD(P)-dependent oxidoreductase produces MTNLFDLTGKTAIIAGASSGIGVQFAEMLAEQGADIAILARRYDKLVAVAEDIRAKYPERRIIPIECDVRKEDQIIVAVQKVMEAFGKIDILLNNAGVVDAVPIEALEEEAWDRVLDTDLKGVFLMSKHVIRHMKERNYGKIVNTASMLGLTASASVPTHSYNAAKGGVIHLTRGVAATYAKHGITVNAIGPSLFKTEMTENTLFAEKALKMYNAVCPMGRPGNPGELNGAVLYFASDASSYTTGQTLFVDGGWTII; encoded by the coding sequence ATGACTAACCTTTTTGATTTGACGGGTAAGACAGCTATTATCGCAGGAGCATCCAGTGGGATCGGGGTACAATTCGCAGAGATGCTTGCTGAGCAAGGAGCAGACATTGCTATTTTGGCTAGAAGATATGACAAGCTTGTAGCAGTTGCCGAGGATATCCGGGCTAAATACCCTGAACGCAGAATAATTCCTATTGAGTGTGATGTAAGAAAAGAGGACCAGATTATTGTGGCTGTTCAAAAGGTTATGGAAGCCTTTGGAAAAATTGATATTCTGCTGAACAATGCTGGTGTGGTGGATGCGGTTCCGATTGAAGCGCTGGAAGAAGAAGCTTGGGATCGGGTACTGGATACTGATTTAAAGGGCGTTTTCCTGATGTCGAAACATGTGATCCGGCATATGAAGGAACGGAATTACGGTAAAATCGTCAATACAGCCTCAATGTTAGGCCTTACAGCTTCTGCTTCGGTTCCTACGCATTCTTACAATGCTGCTAAAGGTGGAGTGATCCATCTGACAAGAGGGGTGGCGGCAACTTATGCTAAGCATGGGATTACTGTTAATGCGATTGGACCAAGCTTGTTCAAAACTGAAATGACTGAGAATACGTTATTTGCAGAAAAAGCGCTAAAAATGTACAACGCAGTGTGTCCGATGGGGCGCCCTGGTAATCCGGGAGAATTAAACGGCGCCGTGCTCTACTTTGCTTCAGATGCTTCCAGCTACACTACAGGTCAGACTTTGTTTGTAGATGGCGGCTGGACGATTATATAG
- a CDS encoding Gfo/Idh/MocA family protein has translation MTIRFGVIGTNFITDRFVQAGLENEEFILTAVYSRTMEKGQAFAAKYAGATIYTNLEDMVKSKDVDAIYIASPNSMHAEQAIMCLNHGKHVLCEKPAASNSTELKAMIEAARTNDVLLVEAMKSTFMPNFGVIRDNLYKLGQVRRYFASYCKYSSRYDAYRQGTVLNAFNPAFSNGSLMDLGVYCLYPMVVLFGKPQSVQAVGVMLSSGVDGEGSLIMKYDDMDAVVMHSKISDSYLPAEIHGENGTMVIDKINEPYQVKIYYRDGTVEELTLPQVFEPMYYEVEEFINLIKNGERESRINTHENSMAAAEIMEEARAQIGLRYASDL, from the coding sequence ATGACAATTCGTTTCGGGGTCATTGGAACAAACTTTATTACAGACCGCTTCGTGCAAGCCGGCTTGGAGAATGAGGAGTTTATCCTGACAGCCGTGTACTCTCGCACAATGGAGAAAGGTCAGGCCTTTGCTGCTAAATATGCGGGAGCTACAATTTATACGAATCTGGAAGATATGGTGAAAAGCAAAGATGTAGATGCTATATATATTGCCAGCCCAAATTCTATGCATGCAGAGCAAGCGATTATGTGCTTAAATCACGGCAAGCATGTGCTCTGCGAGAAACCGGCTGCATCCAACAGTACAGAGCTTAAAGCTATGATTGAAGCTGCGCGCACAAATGATGTGCTGCTGGTAGAGGCGATGAAATCGACCTTTATGCCGAACTTTGGAGTGATTCGGGATAATTTGTATAAACTCGGCCAAGTTCGCCGTTATTTTGCAAGTTATTGTAAGTACTCCTCTAGATATGATGCCTACCGGCAGGGGACTGTGCTAAATGCGTTTAATCCCGCTTTTTCCAATGGCTCGTTAATGGATCTTGGTGTGTACTGTTTGTATCCAATGGTAGTGCTCTTTGGCAAGCCACAATCAGTACAGGCAGTGGGTGTCATGCTCTCCTCAGGTGTGGATGGTGAAGGAAGCCTCATTATGAAATATGACGATATGGATGCGGTAGTTATGCACTCCAAAATTTCCGACTCCTATCTGCCAGCTGAGATTCATGGAGAGAACGGTACGATGGTGATCGACAAGATCAATGAGCCTTATCAGGTGAAAATTTACTATCGTGATGGTACAGTTGAGGAGCTTACGTTGCCTCAAGTGTTTGAACCTATGTATTATGAGGTTGAGGAATTCATCAACTTGATTAAGAATGGTGAACGGGAGAGCAGAATTAATACTCATGAGAACTCCATGGCCGCAGCAGAGATTATGGAGGAAGCCAGAGCACAGATCGGTCTCCGCTATGCCTCAGATTTATAA